TGAACCATACCGCCGTAATTTGCATTGATGTTGAAATTTCCGATGAACATATTGTCATGATTAATAAGTCTGACGATTCCCGACAATCCATTGGCTATTGCTGAAAGATTCTTGAAACTGGATTTTTTTCTATTTTCGATCGTAGCGGATGGATAAACTCCTGAAGCATCGACTTGAGATTTTATATAACTATTGGAAATTTCTAGAATCGAATCGTTTTCAAGAAGAAATCCTGCAATATATGATTCAACATTAAGATTTGAAATCATGAGTGAACCGTTGTTTATGAGTTTGGAACCCTTGAAAGTTCCGGTCTGAACAAAGTGTGCATTGCCGATAATGGTTTCTGCGCTGCTTGAGAATATAAGGGAAGATTTGACAAGCTCATACGAGACATCACCAGCATTGAAAGTACCGCCGGAAAGATAAAAAACAAGGGTATTCTTGTCAGGATTCGTTCCCGATACAGAAGCGGAAAGATTACATATGTTAAAATTCCCTGCCCGCTGTGAAAATGAAAACGCCCCGTCTTTGATGCAGTTGACCTTGAGTTGTCCGGTCGGGATATCTATTGTTCCCGAGTTGTTCAGGCTTATTTCGGAATTTTCCGAATCAGCTTCAAAGAAGGTTTTTCCCCCTCCGGCAAGAAAAACAAAGGTTATCTCGCCGTAATTATCAATCGTTATTCTGCCTGCCTCACCGGCAATGAAGGTCTGGCTTAAGTCAAGGCTGTTCATGATTATACCCTGGCTTTTATTTTTGATTTCAACTGAGCCGTATTCGCAAGTTATTGTTGCGTCATCCATCAAAAGCTTGCCGCTGTTTTCTATAGAAAATGCAGGCTTGACATCAACGCTTCCTTTTACCGAAAGAGTTCCGCCGAGAATGGCCGTTTCACCTTCTTTTATGACAAGGCCATCGTCATTTTCGATTACCAGCGTTTGTCCCGGACCCGGAAGATCGGAAATATTCAGGGCAGAAGCTCTATCTGGAAACAATAAAATAACGCTGGCAACCAGGATTGGAAAAAGATTAAAGAATTTTGCCATGACCGCCTCCTCTTTCATTTTTTAGAAACCTGAGAGAAGCACCGATAAAGACACTTGATATATTTTGAAAATAGTCATTGAACATGAATTATAAAAAAGAAAATGGTTTCAAAAAAATTATAAGTTTTACGGCGAATAAATCAAGCATTAGATTTTAATGTCACCGTATTTGCAATAGATAAAACCTGGTTCAGGGTATTTATCCTTGCCTGAATGAAGTTTTCAATTCCTTACCGTATGAGCTGTCGGACAGGTCGTTGCGCGCAAAGAGAGTGACTGCTGTTTTCATGTATATCGATATGAACTTCTGACCTGTCCTCGACATATGATCCCATATCCGGAGTTATTCAGATCAATACGCGCGGATGCTTGTTTATTATATATTTTCCCACCTGAACAGCACACTCAAGGCTTGATGATCCGACAGCTGGTTTCCTTTGCTGTCAACGAATGTGTCGGATTCATCCGAAGAAGCGAGTGGTGTCAGGAAAACCGTGCTGTTGCTCCGATAGAGGACCTTGTCAATCCTATCACCCGCAATACCGAGTTCTATTCGCGCATCGCTGAGCCCTGTGCTTGAAATAAGTCTTGTCAGGTTGATGTTATCGTTAACATTTGAGTAGCTCATGTTGAAATCCCCGCAGACTATTACCGCCCGGCCTGCTGAGAAGGTATTTATTTTATCGATAAGCTGTTCAACCTGAACGATTCTGGCTTTATTGTCACCATCCGCTCCGCCGGCATCCATGTGCAGGTCGTAAATATCCACGAATACGCCGCTGGATATTTCATAACGGGCGAACATGAAACCTTTGGGCGTCAGACAGTCATTGGCATAGCCGAAAACTCCATGGCATGCCTCCCAAGTAACCCTCTGGAGGTTGGTGAAACTGCAATAAGAGAACGAATTCAACCCATCGCCCACTGTTCCGTGGAAAGAATCAAACTCGGATTCGTACGGATGACCGTCTCCATACCTGAGATTACAGTGATACGAAAAATCCTCCTGAACAAGGGCGATATCAAAAAGGTTCAGCTTCTGTCCTATCTGGGGCATGTTGACTATGGGATTGCTTGAAGAAATGCCCTGCGGCAATCCGGCGACATTGTATGACAGGATGGTGAATTCATTGTCATCGGTTACTTTCTTATATGTGCCGGGAGCATTACAGGAAAAAAGGAAGACTGCGCAGACAATGATACCAAGGACATTTTTCATAACCCCTCCTCAAAAACAATTAATCCATAAAATATCACAAACCGGAATAAACATCAAAAAGAACAAGTCTTGTTTACATTCTTCATTGTTTCTTATTCTGGAAAAAGAGTTCCCTCCGGGAGGAAAAAAAAGTGCATTACAGCGCTGAATCAAATCCTAACGCCTTTACAATCAAATACTTATATGGTTAATTATGGGCATAGTATTTGCTTTTGGTTTTATATATTTTGAAATGCCGGGAATATCCTAAAACGGGGAAATTCCTCAGGATTATTCAAGGTAATGTTGCTGGATCGTTTGCTTAAGTGAATCATAAGGGATTGATTCCTTATAAATGCATTGTGATGCATATTGGGAAGATTAAAAGATAACTTAGGAGGTAGCAATGAGAAAACAATGGCTGTTAATCTTTCTCGTCATCGGAATGTTCCTGAGTGTTTCCGGGTGTGCTTCCAAAAGCGATGATGACAGCGTTTCGTCAACCGGGTCAGAACAGACAAAAATTACCACGTTGCAGGATATCATGGCCGACCAGGGGCTGGAGTTGATTAAAGAAACGGAAGTGGGCGGTGACAGGGGTTACCTGATGAAGTACACTGGAAAATACTCCGAAGGTGTAAATTCCAAAGGAATATCAAGCGGACAGTTTCCCAAATATTGCATGGTGCTGACCGGCAGCGCCTACAACATGGGATATCAGGCCGCCACGCTGAGGCCTGAGCAGGGTTACAGCATGCTCACCGATTACATGAAAAGGGTGGCTCTGCAGCAATTCGGCATGCTGGGGATCAATCTGCCTCAGGAGGGTGATACTGCTAACGAAATCTACAACATCATGTACGATACCATCCTCGACATAGTGGCCCTAATGAAAAAGGACATTCCGTCAAACCTGCGCAAGGAGATGCAGGGATTCGCCGACGGTATGCAGGCCGCCGGATATACGACAGACCCGAATACCGGCAGGAAAATCGATTATAACCATCTTCTCGTAATAAACGAGGCCGTCGACAGTACGTATTTCTTCCTGGCGGCTGTTCTGGGCTATGCCAAAGTGACCAATGAGAACAAGGCGGTAATCGCCGAGTGCCGCAACGCCTTTCTGAAGATACTGGTCAAAGCGAGCAACTCTTCTAGTAACGGGGATGAATCCGTAACCGAACTTATTGAGAAGGCGAATGAGAATTTTACATCAAGTGACAATCTGCTTCGCTACGGTTGCAATGAATTAGTTGTCAGCGGTAACGCCACTGCAACCGGCGAAACCTATCACGGCCGTGACTTCATGTTTTCGACAGGGGACATATATCAGGATGCCGCCGCCATGGTTGTCTATCTGCCTGACGAGGGATATCCGTTCGTAACGGTTTCAGTTCCCGGATTCATAGGTCAGAGTGTAGGCCTCAATATCAAAGGACTTTCTGTCGGACAGGATGTGTGTCTGGTCTCGTTCATGGGTAAAACGCCAGGTGTAGGCAGCATGTTCATGGTGCGAGACATGGTGCAGAAGACCTCCAATATTTCGGAAGCAGTCGAGCTTGTCAGGAATACGACGCGCGGCGTTTCCTGGATATATTTCGTTGCCTCGGATGAAGCCGACATCCGTTACGGTCATGGCGCGGAACTCAGTGCAGTATGTAACCAGCGCGATGATGAGATCGGCGACGGCATTGATACCCTTCCTCAATGGATAAAGCTGCTTTATTCGGGCTATACAAGCATACTTGATAAACTGGATGCAGATGAGCTGACGGCCGGCGGAGATATAGACCGGGGTGTAATGGTCAGGGGCGAGGCGTATGAGTATCCGGCTGATGATAAATTTGCTTCACCCGACTTCTCGCTTGATGATTACAGCTCATATAAGGACTATTACAACAAGGGCTTCAGGTTCACCGCGCAGAAAGAGGCTTATAAAGACGCCCTTGCAGCCACTAACCACTATATCACGCCGCGCATGCGCATGATGCAGTTCCAGCCTCTGATCGATCTTATCTATGCCGTAAGCGGGAACCTGGCGGAATCTGTATGGCGATACGAGAACATGATCTCGGAAATCAACGAATACCATGGCAGCATCGAATACTTCGGAGATAATCCCGATGCCCCGGCAGTGGGTTCCGTAGGATGGATGATAGATTTCCTGAATACCCAGCGCAGCTATCCGTGGTTCTACCGGCATCAGACAAGCGAAGGAAATTATCAGTATCCTGTAAACACATGGGTTGATGGACACCATGCCGCCATGAATAATACCCGGCGAGAGATGAGGGCACTTTACGGATATATGACCGACCCGTGGGTGGGAATCAAACTTCAGCCTTTCGTCGACTGGTATTACGGGGCGGATAAGAAGTTCTGATTAAGAATGCTATACTGAACAAATCGTAAACATACGGGGCGCTGATAAGAATCTGGCTTATCAGCGCCTTGCCGTTTCAATAGTCAGTAATTTCACAGGCGGACAAAGTTCCTGCCGGATCTTTTAAGAGATCAACTCTATTGAGATGTTTTTTCCATATGGCGCTCGAATGCCGCTACATATTCCTCAAGGCCTGTGAATGGGGTTACCGGAATCTGCTCCGGATGCGAGCTGAATCTTTCTGCCAGCATCTTTGGTGAAACTCCTTCATGTGCAGCTAAACCCAGTATGGCGGCGCCCAGGGCTGTGGCCTCGTTCAGGTCGGTGCACATGACAGGCGATTCCGGGAACAGGGCCGCTATCAGACGGGTAAAGAGCGTGTTGTGCGAGAATCCGCCTGCAATAATGGCTCTTTTACCGGGCGCTATGCCTGCACGCAGCATGGCCTTTCGTGTATGCAGTGCCATGCTTAGCATCAGGATATTGTAAGTCCGCTCATAATCATTAATGAACGCAGGGCCCTGGCCTGAGAAAACCTGCTCCAGCGTAAAGATTTTATCTCCTTCGATGAAACGCGCTGGCGAGTGCATATACATGCCGAAAGGCACTATTGCAGGCAGGATGAACTCATTGCCCCGCTTCAAGATATCCTCGATGAGTTCAGGGTTGAAGTCGGGATGATCACGTCTGCCATGGGTTCCCTCCAGGAATCCCATGTACAGGTCAAATTCCAGCCCTGCAACAAAAAGAGCCGTTTTGAAAACGCCGCCGAAGCCGTCCAGGTTAAAATAAACCATTTCGCCGATTTCATCTTCGGTCAACCGGGGTTCAGGAACGGGATGCATGACCACGCACATGGAGCCGGTGGAAACGAGCACGAAATCATGAGGCTCCCTGATGAGAAATGGCACCATGGCGGCATTGGAGTCATGGACGCCCATGGTTACGATAACATCGTCGGACAAGCCTGTCTGCCGGGCGATCTCCGGCTTGAGCGTACCCAGAATTTCCCAGGAATTGGAGACTTTTTGAGGTATCAGATCCTTTACGCCGAGGCTCTCCCTTACCTCTGAGAAGGTCATCTTTTCGAAGTCCCACAATCCCGTGTGCGTCCCAATATAAGTTATGTCCATTCCGGTTTTTCCGGTAAGGAGAAACCCGTAATATTGCGGCAGGCCGAGGATGGTTCTGGTACGGGCGAACCCTTCGTGATAGTGAGTCTTAACATAGTATATCCCGCGTGCGATCACGCTAAGGTACGGCATGCGGGGGGTGGCCATGCGGCGCTGGATGTTGCGCGGGTCGCCGATGAATGCGTCGAAATCGGTATGGAAGGCTTCGCCAGGGTCGGTCGAACCTGAGAGCGCAGGTACGGCCAGGTTACCGTTCTCGTCCAGACAGACGAAAGTGCCGCCGTAGGTCGATATGGAAATGACCTTGATGTTGTAGCGCTTGGCCATATCTGTCAGCGAATCAAGAAAAAATCTTGTTACGGCCTCAACAGGTTCATGGTTTTCCGTCCCTTGTGACACATCATCGATGGTGGCAAAGACGCTGTCCACCTGATTCAGGTTCATATCATAGATGAGAAGCTTCTTGTTTGTGCGGCCTACGTCAAGTACAGCAATACAGCTTGCATTCTTACTCATGAAATTCCCCCTTGTTTTTTCATGTCAGCTTAAGGCCTTGCTGTCTCACATGGCTGCCGCCCGGATGTGTCCCGGGATTTTCTACGATAAAATAGCGCCCTTTGAGGCCGAACCCACATATTTTACATATCTGCGGATGTATCCCTCGGGCAGTTCCCGTCTGACGGGTTTCCACGCGGCCTTCCTGTTTTTCAGCTCTTCATCTGAGACATGCAGTTCGAGCTTCCGGCCGGGGATGTCTATGGTTATCTCATCGCCGTCCTTCACAAGCGCAATCGGTCCCCCTTCATATGCCTCAGGCGACACATGGCCTATGCACGGTCCTTCGGTTCCGCCCGAAAAGCGGCCGTCCGTTATGATGGCCGCTTTCTTGATGCCGAGAGCCGAGAGTCCCATGGTCACGGCAAGCGTTTCCGGCATGCCGGGTCCGCCTTTCGGTCCCTCGTTCCTGATTACGAGGATCTCGTTCTCGCGGACATTATTTTCGCGCAGAGCCAGAAGGGCGTCATGCTCGGATTCGAACACCCGCGCAGGCGCGGTGAACTTCATCATGTCCTTTGCAACGGCCGACTGTTTGATGACCGAACCTTCTGGTGAAAGGTTGCCGTAAAGAACCGCGGTGCCACCCTCGGGATAGAACGGGTTTGTTTTATCAGGTATTACATCGGAATCCTTGACTTCAAAGAAAGGCATCAGATCGCCCCACGTCAGTCCGGAAACAGTCTTTGCGTCCTTATGGATGTTATCGGCCAGAACCTTGATGACGGCGGGCACGCCGCCTGCCATGAAGAAGTCTATCATCCCGTCGGGGCCGTTGGGCATTATTTTACACAGCGTTGGAATTTTTACATTGAAGTCGTTAAACTTGCTTATGGGGAAGTTAATACCGAGGTCATATGCTATGGCCGGAATGTGAAGGGCGGCATTCGTGGAGCCGCCTATGGCGAGATTTACCATGAGCGCGTTTTCGAGCGCCTTCATATCCACGATCTTTCTTATCGTAAGCCCTTCTTCTACCATCGAAACGATCCGTTTGCCGGTATTTCTGGCAAAGAGCAGCTTCTTCGAATGGAAGCCGGGAACGCTGGATGAACCGGGGAGGGTTAGGCCCAAGGCTTCGGCGATGCTCTGCATCGTGTTGGCCGTCCCCATGACCTCGCACGACCCGCATGTGGCCACGGTAATAGTTTCCGCTTTGCAGAACGGGTCATCAAAATCCAGGTTGGATATGCTTTTCCTTTTTTTCTGTTCGGGATTGAACCTTATCTTCCAGGAACTCGGTCCTCCGGTCAAGACTATGGTGGGCAAATCAAGCCGGGACGCCGCCATGACCATGCCCGGGATGATTTTGTCGCAGCTCGCAATCAGAACCAGGGCATCATACTGCATGCTGCGGCAGTGGGTTTCGACAATATCGGCAATCAGATCACGCTGGGCCAGGATGAAGCGCATCCCGCTGTTTCCCTCGGTCAGAACGTCGCAGGGTGCAGGTACATTGAATTCCATGGGTATGCCGCCGCCGGCATAAACCCCTTCCTTTACCTTCTCCGCAAGATTTCTAAGGTGCATGTGTCCGGGGTTTATATCAGTCTGGGAATTTGCAATGCCTATGAGGGGTTTCTGTTTAAGGTCCTCCATTTCAAAACCCAGCCCTTCTATGCAGCCCAGACGCACAACGGAGATGGGGAAATCCTTTGTATCGAAAATAGGCTGACTCTTGGGTTTTTTCATTTTGATACCTCCTGAAATAAATTTTGTTTTTTTGATATAATCCAGTCAAATCTCTGGCCTGTGCCGTCTTAAAAACCGCCGTGGCCGGGACATCTATGCCTTTTAATTTTTAGATGAAAAACCCGGTCAAGGATTCCTTCAGAGGAACCAACTGCCCGGAGATATGACCCGACATCAGATAAGAAAGATATATGATTTTGGGTCATATGTATGCAAGCGTAAATTTGTCAGCAGCTTAATATTGCATGAGAAAACACTCACCATAAGCGTGAAGAACGCTGGCGGATGCGACCGGATTCGACTTGTGTTATATTACCCGGGACATTTGATAATTTCAACTGATTGAACAGCAGCCAGCAACCGGGAGATTCGGATGCATCAAGAAAGGCATCACAACAGATTTTCTATCGAGATAAGGAGGTAGCCATGGTGTTTGAAGGGGTTTTTCCTGTTGTGCCGACTCCTCTTTTTGAGGATGAACAGGTTGATCATAAAGGCCTGAAGCATCTGATCGAATACTATATTGCCGCCGGCTGTCACGGAGTGGTTGTCATGGGCAGCGGAGGAGAGTTTCCATATCTCAAACTCGAGGAGCGGCGAGACATTATCGCATCCGCAGCCGAGGCGAATGCCGGACGCGTGCCGCTTGTATCCGGATGCGGTTTCTACAGCCTGAAGGAAACCCTTGCCTTCTTCACCGCCTGCAAGGGGCTGCCGCTCGACGGACTTCTGGTGGCGCTGCCGACATATTTTCCGCTCAAGTTCGATGATGTATATGCATATTATAAAGAGATCGCCGGACGTGCGCCCTGCCCAATACTCTATTATCACTTCCCGCAGATGACCGGCCTTTTTTTCGCCCCGGAACAGCTCGGGCGGATCCTCAGGATCGACGGCATCACCGGCATGAAGGTCAGTGCTTTCTGCCTAAAGGAAATGCGCCGGATCCTGGAGCAGGTACCTGCCGAGGGGTTCAGCCTGTTTGCCGGTGTGGGCTTCCTGCTGCGCCATACCATTGAGATGGGTGGCCGAGGCGTTATAGACCCGGTCGCCTCCTTCGCCCCGCACCTTGTTGTGGAGGCCTATAATGCATGCAGGAATGGGAACGTAGAGCAGTCGCGGCGGCTCCAGAAGAAGATTCTGGATATGATACCGATTGTGAATTCATTCTCTCTCCCAGCTTTTATCCAGAAGAGCGGCTTCAAGCTGATGTCGCAAATGCCCAGGCCTTCCCGCGCCTCGGGCAGGGCTGCCCGGCACGCCGTCATCAAGGAGGTGCTCAGGCAGCTTGGCCACCCGGTTATGCCGCGTGTCCACACGCCTCTGCCCCAGCTTACGGACAAAGAACGAGAACAGGTTGAGGTTTTCATCGCAGGAAACCCCGATCTTAAAAAAGAATCCTGCCTCTGTTGAGGGTATGATGGCCTGCGTGATTGATTGCCATTATCATCTGGATGAACGCATCCTTGCCGTCAATGAGATGATCAGCCGGATGAATGCATGCGGGATTGATAAGGCAGCCCTGATGGCCAGTCTGAATGACCCGTTGCCTGAACCGCCCAGGCCTCTGATCAGGATATTGCAGTTTCTGTTGTTTCATCCCGCCACACAGAAAACAGGGAGAATATTTATTGATAATTTCACGCCTGAAGGAGACATCAGAATAGGGAGAAAGGCTTATCGGATATATGCTCACCCGGATAATAATGAGGTCTTTAAAATTGTCGAAAAATTGCCTGATCGTTTTCTGGGCTGGGTATTCGTTCGTCCAAATTCAGGTACCGATCAGGTGAAAGAGCTTGAAAAATGGATATCCCACCCCGGTTTCATCGGTGTTAAGGCGCATCCCTTCTGGCACAGGTTCGAACCTCTCAATCTGCTTCCGATTGCGGATTTGCTGATCGGCAAAGGCAAGCCCCTTCTCATACATGCCGGATACGGATCGCACGGAGATTTCATGGCGCTTGCCGAAAAAGCCCCTGAACTTAAACTTATCCTGGCGCACGCAGGTTTCCCTGGATACCGCTCGACCTGGAAATTAATAAAAAATCATAAAAATATTTTTGTCGATCTTTCCCAGACGACATATGTCAGTGATGATGCCACAAGGAATGCAGTCGAGTTCCTTGGATATGATCGCTGCCTGTTCGGTACAGACGGACCTTACGGCTTTCATGCCAAAGACGGAAAATTCGATTATTCCTACATCAAGCGGCGCATCGAGAGGCTATTTCCATCAAAGAAGATACGGGAACATCTCCTCGGGCAAAATTTTATTGACATCACGGGTATCACCTGAATCTTCGCCCAGCAAACAGAGAATACAACAGGACAACGCAGGCAGGCATCTGTTATTTATAAACAGGGTGCGTTGTTCTTGAAAAGTGGAACTTGATATAAAATGAATGTGTCAATGAAAGGCCTGATTCCCGGCTTTTGCTTGCAGGTATTCTGGCCAGGCAGACTTTAAAACCGGAAGGAGGCAAAACATGGAACAGGTCCGTTTCGGAGTCATAGGCGCGGGAGACGCCGCCAATTTTCATACGCTTGCATTCAAGAACAGGCCGGATGCGAACCTGAAATTCGTCTCGGTCTATGACGTAAATGAAAAGAAATGCTCACTTCTGGCAAAACGCATGAAGCTCACGCCCTATTCCGACCTTGAAGCTTTCTTCGGCAGCGGCATAGACGCAGTGCTTATCTGCGTGCCACATTACCTCCATGCCGAATACACGGCCCGCGTTGCTGCCGCCGGAAAGCACGTGCTCTGCGAAAAGCCCATGGCACCGACACTCGAAGAATGCGATGCCATGATTGATGCCACCGGAAGGGCCGGGGTGAAGTTTATGATTGCCGAGAACCACCGCTTTCTGCCCGCACACCGCATTATCAAGGAGACTATCGAAAAAGGGCTCCTGGGCGATGTCTACCTCGGCCGCACGTACGAAGGCGCCTTCTGTTCAGCCACGCAGTTCCTCGACCCGGGATGCTGGCACTTCACCTGTGACAAGGGCGGCGGAGGCGTACTGATGGATCAGGGCGTGCACAAGTTCGCCCTCTTGAACTGGCTGCTCGGAAAGGTGGAAAGCGGCCAGGCATGGCTCGGCAAGGCGCTCGATTCGCCTGATTGCAAGGGAGAGGACAATGCCGCAATGCATCTGCAGTATGAGAACGGCGCAATGATTGAGGTAACACTTTCGTCCACCACCGTACATCCTCTCAACAACACCACCGAACTGCACGGAACAAAGGGGCATCTTCTTGAAGACCACTCATGGGAAAAACCCGTGCGACTTTTTTCATCACACCCGGATGCCAAGGTTAAAGGGTACTACTACGATATAGCGGCCGACCACGGGGCATATCCCGTGTATTACATAATCTCGGCATACCATGAGGACACGCACTTCGCCGACTGCATTTTAAATGACAGGCC
Above is a genomic segment from Desulfomonilia bacterium containing:
- a CDS encoding dihydrodipicolinate synthase family protein, producing the protein MVFEGVFPVVPTPLFEDEQVDHKGLKHLIEYYIAAGCHGVVVMGSGGEFPYLKLEERRDIIASAAEANAGRVPLVSGCGFYSLKETLAFFTACKGLPLDGLLVALPTYFPLKFDDVYAYYKEIAGRAPCPILYYHFPQMTGLFFAPEQLGRILRIDGITGMKVSAFCLKEMRRILEQVPAEGFSLFAGVGFLLRHTIEMGGRGVIDPVASFAPHLVVEAYNACRNGNVEQSRRLQKKILDMIPIVNSFSLPAFIQKSGFKLMSQMPRPSRASGRAARHAVIKEVLRQLGHPVMPRVHTPLPQLTDKEREQVEVFIAGNPDLKKESCLC
- a CDS encoding Gfo/Idh/MocA family oxidoreductase — encoded protein: MEQVRFGVIGAGDAANFHTLAFKNRPDANLKFVSVYDVNEKKCSLLAKRMKLTPYSDLEAFFGSGIDAVLICVPHYLHAEYTARVAAAGKHVLCEKPMAPTLEECDAMIDATGRAGVKFMIAENHRFLPAHRIIKETIEKGLLGDVYLGRTYEGAFCSATQFLDPGCWHFTCDKGGGGVLMDQGVHKFALLNWLLGKVESGQAWLGKALDSPDCKGEDNAAMHLQYENGAMIEVTLSSTTVHPLNNTTELHGTKGHLLEDHSWEKPVRLFSSHPDAKVKGYYYDIAADHGAYPVYYIISAYHEDTHFADCILNDRPPEFTPEQARGAVEVVLLGYLSARLGRTATMDELALEEAEKGTGHIVEEAMPFIRKNFQQLHWK
- a CDS encoding FGGY family carbohydrate kinase yields the protein MSKNASCIAVLDVGRTNKKLLIYDMNLNQVDSVFATIDDVSQGTENHEPVEAVTRFFLDSLTDMAKRYNIKVISISTYGGTFVCLDENGNLAVPALSGSTDPGEAFHTDFDAFIGDPRNIQRRMATPRMPYLSVIARGIYYVKTHYHEGFARTRTILGLPQYYGFLLTGKTGMDITYIGTHTGLWDFEKMTFSEVRESLGVKDLIPQKVSNSWEILGTLKPEIARQTGLSDDVIVTMGVHDSNAAMVPFLIREPHDFVLVSTGSMCVVMHPVPEPRLTEDEIGEMVYFNLDGFGGVFKTALFVAGLEFDLYMGFLEGTHGRRDHPDFNPELIEDILKRGNEFILPAIVPFGMYMHSPARFIEGDKIFTLEQVFSGQGPAFINDYERTYNILMLSMALHTRKAMLRAGIAPGKRAIIAGGFSHNTLFTRLIAALFPESPVMCTDLNEATALGAAILGLAAHEGVSPKMLAERFSSHPEQIPVTPFTGLEEYVAAFERHMEKTSQ
- a CDS encoding amidohydrolase family protein, with protein sequence MACVIDCHYHLDERILAVNEMISRMNACGIDKAALMASLNDPLPEPPRPLIRILQFLLFHPATQKTGRIFIDNFTPEGDIRIGRKAYRIYAHPDNNEVFKIVEKLPDRFLGWVFVRPNSGTDQVKELEKWISHPGFIGVKAHPFWHRFEPLNLLPIADLLIGKGKPLLIHAGYGSHGDFMALAEKAPELKLILAHAGFPGYRSTWKLIKNHKNIFVDLSQTTYVSDDATRNAVEFLGYDRCLFGTDGPYGFHAKDGKFDYSYIKRRIERLFPSKKIREHLLGQNFIDITGIT
- a CDS encoding endonuclease gives rise to the protein MKNVLGIIVCAVFLFSCNAPGTYKKVTDDNEFTILSYNVAGLPQGISSSNPIVNMPQIGQKLNLFDIALVQEDFSYHCNLRYGDGHPYESEFDSFHGTVGDGLNSFSYCSFTNLQRVTWEACHGVFGYANDCLTPKGFMFARYEISSGVFVDIYDLHMDAGGADGDNKARIVQVEQLIDKINTFSAGRAVIVCGDFNMSYSNVNDNINLTRLISSTGLSDARIELGIAGDRIDKVLYRSNSTVFLTPLASSDESDTFVDSKGNQLSDHQALSVLFRWENI
- the ilvD gene encoding dihydroxy-acid dehydratase, which codes for MKKPKSQPIFDTKDFPISVVRLGCIEGLGFEMEDLKQKPLIGIANSQTDINPGHMHLRNLAEKVKEGVYAGGGIPMEFNVPAPCDVLTEGNSGMRFILAQRDLIADIVETHCRSMQYDALVLIASCDKIIPGMVMAASRLDLPTIVLTGGPSSWKIRFNPEQKKRKSISNLDFDDPFCKAETITVATCGSCEVMGTANTMQSIAEALGLTLPGSSSVPGFHSKKLLFARNTGKRIVSMVEEGLTIRKIVDMKALENALMVNLAIGGSTNAALHIPAIAYDLGINFPISKFNDFNVKIPTLCKIMPNGPDGMIDFFMAGGVPAVIKVLADNIHKDAKTVSGLTWGDLMPFFEVKDSDVIPDKTNPFYPEGGTAVLYGNLSPEGSVIKQSAVAKDMMKFTAPARVFESEHDALLALRENNVRENEILVIRNEGPKGGPGMPETLAVTMGLSALGIKKAAIITDGRFSGGTEGPCIGHVSPEAYEGGPIALVKDGDEITIDIPGRKLELHVSDEELKNRKAAWKPVRRELPEGYIRRYVKYVGSASKGAILS